The Buteo buteo chromosome 23, bButBut1.hap1.1, whole genome shotgun sequence genome includes a window with the following:
- the MICAL1 gene encoding F-actin-monooxygenase MICAL1 isoform X1, translating to MSVPADEPGNPAHAIFERFLRAGECREVLGCFGELCQQLGLQGSGLQLYHGLKAALNYWSAKALWSKLDKKAGHKDYDQGTACASTKCLVVGAGPCGLRVAIELALLGARVVLLEKRDSFSRNNVLHLWPFTIHDLRALGAKKFYGRFCTGTLDHISIRQLQLILLKVALLLGVEVHINVQFKGLVPPAGKVGGQGGWRAVLQPGSSPLSHYEFDVLISAGGGKFVPEGFKRKETRGKLAIGITTNFINRHSRAEVEVAEISGVARIYNQKFFQNLYNKTGIDLENIVYYKDDTHYFVMTAKKQSLLKKGVILQDKADIESLLSPENVNRDALLSYAKEAANFSTNYRLPELEFALNHRDLPDVDMFDFTCMTRSENAALVREHNGARLLLGLVGDCLVEPFWPLGTGVARGFLAAFDAAWMVRRWAAGTPPLEVLAERESIYQHLSQTSPDNTNKNISQYSIDPATRYPNINLQAIKASQVRDLYLMGTVEVDHKRKSDNRLSTAVSGDAYEELLSWCQASTAGYHGVAVTDFTTSWTSGLALCALIHRFRPDLVDFDSMDAQDPIQTHQVMLDVAEQELGIQPVLSSAEMATMAEPDRLGLITYLSQFYEAFKTSPEVEEVSKKPLSPRGTRGAILFLSKLQKSWNLTHKRAQDGTQKDAEAKRSRRDAELDTGLDGDILDSAHEPPQTAPTDPGQPPARGESSDACYFCGRRVYILERASAEGHFFHRGCFQCWRCGATLRLGDYAFNEEDGHFYCSLHYPNPPGMDLPQDEPLALPDGDAAAARLPSDAGSPCVSPREGVPGPPQPGGEPGAAEDAEDAGDMEEQELPAQPGGDAKEEEGPRAEPQGAAEEGEESGGRRKIVLTPLEKLKLSTLNLTSEAEPEPPPKPARLRLQAAPEALPALWQGQGTWEKEEEMAVEEALEESDSEEEEEEKEEEEEGTDLGIMADWCLDLGEEEKYPTWKRTLTRRAREAQMKRFCKAQAIQRRLEEIEVTFRELEQQGIKLEKLLRDEGGTPADQKTQWMNQLLYLVQKKNSLMSEESDLMIMVQELKLEEQQWQLDQKLRCYMNREESLKTPEERVAEQEILVQLLDVVNKRNVLIHIQEEKRLSELRA from the exons ATGAGTGTGCCGGCCGATGAGCCGGGCAACCCGGCCCATGCCATCTTCGAGAGATTCCTGCGTGCCGGAGAGTGCCGGGAGGTGCTGGGCTGCTTCGGggagctgtgccagcagctggggctgcagggcagcggGCTGCAGCTCTACCATGGCCTCAAGGCTGCCCTCAACTACTGGAGTGCCAAGGCCCTGTGGAGCAAGCTGGATAAGAAAGCCGGGCACAAGGACTACGACCAGGGCACAGCCTGTGCCAGCACCAAG TGCCTGGTGGTGGGGGCCGGCCCCTGCGGGCTGCGGGTGGCCATCGAACTGGCGCTGCTGGGTGCCCGCgtggtgctgctggagaagcGGGACTCCTTCTCCCGCAACAACGTCCTGCACCTCTGGCCCTTCACCATCCACGACCTGCGGGCGCTGGGTGCCAAGAAGTTTTATGGGCGCTTCTGCACCGGCACGCTGGACCACATCA GTATCCGGCAGCTCCAGCTGATCCTGCTGAAGGTGGCTCTGCTCCTGGGGGTGGAGGTGCACATCAACGTGCAGTTCAAGGGCCTTGTCCCCCCCGCGGGCAAGGTGGGCGGACAGG GCGGCTGGcgtgctgtgctgcagcccggctcctctcccctcagccACTACGAGTTCGACGTCCTCATCTCGGCTGGTGGCGGCAAATTTGTCCCCGAAG GATTCAAGCGGAAGGAGACGCGGGGGAAGCTGGCCATCGGCATCACCACCAACTTCATCAACCGCCACAGCCGGGCTGAGGTGGAGGTGGCCGAGATCAGCGGCGTGGCTCGAATCTACAATCAGAAGTTCTTCCAAAACCTCTACAACAAAACGG GCATCGACCTGGAAAACATCGTCTACTACAAGGACGACACTCACTATTTTGTCATGACGGCCAAGAAGCAGAGCCTGCTCAAGAAGGGGGTCATCCTCCAG GACAAAGCAGACATCGAGAGCCTCCTGTCCCCGGAGAACGTGAACCGGGACGCCCTCCTCAGCTATGCCAAAGAAGCTGCCAACTTCTCCACCAACTACCGCCTGCCCGAACTGGAGTTTGCCCTCAACCACCGGGACCTGCCGGATGTCGACATGTTTGACTTCACCTGCATGACACGTTCAGAGAACGCGGCGCTGGTGCGGGAGCACAACGGGGCCCGTCTGCTCCTCGGGCTGGTGGGCGACTGCCTGGTGGAG CCCTTCTGGCCGCTGGGCACCGGCGTGGCCAGGGGCTTCCTCGCCGCCTTCGACGCGGCGTGGATGGTGCGGCGGTGGGCGGCCGGGACGCCTCCGCTGGAGGTGCTGGCCGAGAG GGAGAGCATCTACCAGCACCTCTCGCAGACCTCCCCGGACAACACCAACAAGAATATCAGCCAGTACAGCATCGATCCAGCCACGCGCTACCCCAACATCAACCTGCAGGCCATCAAAGCCAGCCAG GTCCGGGACCTCTACCTCATGGGCACGGTGGAGGTGGACCACAAGAGGAAGAGTGACAACCGGCTCAGCACCG CGGTCTCTGGAGATGCCTATGAAGAACTGCTGAGCTGGTGCCAGGCCAGCACGGCCGGGTACCACGGCGTGGCAGTGACCGACTTCACCACCTCCTGGACCAGCGGCTTGGCCCTCTGCGCCCTCATCCATCGGTTCCGCCCCGACCTGGT GGACTTTGACTCCATGGACGCCCAGGATCCCATCCAGACCCACCAGGTGATGCTGGAtgtggcagagcaggagctgggcatCCAGCCCGTCCTCTCCAGTGCCGAGATGGCCACCATGGCAGAGCCCGACCGCCTGGGGCTCATCACCTACCTCAGCCAGTTTTATGAAGCTTTCAAGACCTCTCCAG AGGTGGAGGAGGTCAGCAAGAAGCCACTGTCTCCCCGCGGCACACGAGGGgccatcctcttcctcagcaagctgcagaagagctggaaCCTGACACACAAGCGTGCCCAG GACGGTACCCAGAAGGATGCCGAGGCCAAGAGGAGCCGCAGGGACGCCGAG CTGGACACAGGGCTGGATGGAGACATTCTGGACAGTGCCCACGAGCCGCCACAAACTGCCCCGACGGACCCAGGGCAG CCGCCGGCCCGCGGGGAGAGCAGCGACGCTTGCTACTTCTGCGGCCGCCGTGTCTACATCCTGGAGCGAGCCAGTGCCGAGGGACACTTCTTCCATCGCGGCTGCTTCCAGTGTTGGCGGTGCGGGGCCACCCTGCGCCTGGGCGACTACGCCTTCAACGAGGAGGACG gtcacTTTTACTGCTCGCTTCACTACCCCAATCCACCTGGCATGGACCTACCCCAGGATGAGCCCCTGGCCCTGCCCGATGGG gatgctgctgctgcccgccTGCCCTCGGATGCTGGGAGCCCGTGCGTGTCCCCCAGGGAGGGGGTACCCGGTCCCCCACAGCCAGGGGGAGAGCCTGGGGCAGCAGAGGATGCGGAGGATGCTGGTGAcatggaggagcaggagctgccggCACAGCCCGGGGGGGAtgcaaaggaggaggaaggtccCAGAGCGGAGCCCCAAGGGGCAGCAGAGGAGGGTGAGGAGAGCGGGGGCAGGAGGAAGATCGTCCTCACACCACTAGAGAAGCTCAAGCTGTCCACGCTGAACCTCACCAGTGAAGCAGAGCCCGAGCCGCCGCCGAAGCCGGCTCGTCTGCGGCTCCAAGCAGCACCCGAggccctccctgccctgtggcAGGGACAAGGCAcctgggagaaggaggaggaaatggCTGTGGAGGAAG CTTTGGAGGAGAGTGACAgcgaggaagaggaagaggagaaggaggaggaggaggaaggcacaGACCTTGGCATCATGGCAGATTGG TGCCTGGACCTGGGCGAAGAGGAGAAATACCCCACCTGGAAGCGCACACTGACCCGCCGGGCCAGGGAAGCCCAGATGAAGCGGTTCTGCAAAGCCCAG GCCATCCAGAGGCGGCTGGAGGAGATCGAGGTGACATTCcgggagctggagcagcagggcaTCAAGCTGGAGAAGTTACTCCGGGATGAGGGTG gcACCCCAGCCGACCAGAAGACGCAGTGGATGAACCAGCTGCTGTACCTGGTCCAGAAGAAGAACAGCCTGATGTCCGAGGAGTCAGACCTCATGATTAT gGTGCAGGAGCtgaagctggaggagcagcagtggcagctcGACCAGAAGCTCCGGTGCTACATGAACAGGGAGG aATCCCTGAAGACGCCCGAGGAGCGCGTGGCCGAGCAGGAGATCCTGGTGCAGCTGCTGGACGTGGTGAACAAGCGCAACGTCCTCATCCACATCCAGGAGGAGAAGCGGCTCAGCGAGCTGCGGGCCTGA
- the MICAL1 gene encoding F-actin-monooxygenase MICAL1 isoform X2 — protein sequence MSVPADEPGNPAHAIFERFLRAGECREVLGCFGELCQQLGLQGSGLQLYHGLKAALNYWSAKALWSKLDKKAGHKDYDQGTACASTKCLVVGAGPCGLRVAIELALLGARVVLLEKRDSFSRNNVLHLWPFTIHDLRALGAKKFYGRFCTGTLDHISIRQLQLILLKVALLLGVEVHINVQFKGLVPPAGKVGGQGGWRAVLQPGSSPLSHYEFDVLISAGGGKFVPEGFKRKETRGKLAIGITTNFINRHSRAEVEVAEISGVARIYNQKFFQNLYNKTGIDLENIVYYKDDTHYFVMTAKKQSLLKKGVILQDKADIESLLSPENVNRDALLSYAKEAANFSTNYRLPELEFALNHRDLPDVDMFDFTCMTRSENAALVREHNGARLLLGLVGDCLVEPFWPLGTGVARGFLAAFDAAWMVRRWAAGTPPLEVLAERESIYQHLSQTSPDNTNKNISQYSIDPATRYPNINLQAIKASQVRDLYLMGTVEVDHKRKSDNRLSTAVSGDAYEELLSWCQASTAGYHGVAVTDFTTSWTSGLALCALIHRFRPDLVDFDSMDAQDPIQTHQVMLDVAEQELGIQPVLSSAEMATMAEPDRLGLITYLSQFYEAFKTSPEVEEVSKKPLSPRGTRGAILFLSKLQKSWNLTHKRAQDGTQKDAEAKRSRRDAEPPARGESSDACYFCGRRVYILERASAEGHFFHRGCFQCWRCGATLRLGDYAFNEEDGHFYCSLHYPNPPGMDLPQDEPLALPDGDAAAARLPSDAGSPCVSPREGVPGPPQPGGEPGAAEDAEDAGDMEEQELPAQPGGDAKEEEGPRAEPQGAAEEGEESGGRRKIVLTPLEKLKLSTLNLTSEAEPEPPPKPARLRLQAAPEALPALWQGQGTWEKEEEMAVEEALEESDSEEEEEEKEEEEEGTDLGIMADWCLDLGEEEKYPTWKRTLTRRAREAQMKRFCKAQAIQRRLEEIEVTFRELEQQGIKLEKLLRDEGGTPADQKTQWMNQLLYLVQKKNSLMSEESDLMIMVQELKLEEQQWQLDQKLRCYMNREESLKTPEERVAEQEILVQLLDVVNKRNVLIHIQEEKRLSELRA from the exons ATGAGTGTGCCGGCCGATGAGCCGGGCAACCCGGCCCATGCCATCTTCGAGAGATTCCTGCGTGCCGGAGAGTGCCGGGAGGTGCTGGGCTGCTTCGGggagctgtgccagcagctggggctgcagggcagcggGCTGCAGCTCTACCATGGCCTCAAGGCTGCCCTCAACTACTGGAGTGCCAAGGCCCTGTGGAGCAAGCTGGATAAGAAAGCCGGGCACAAGGACTACGACCAGGGCACAGCCTGTGCCAGCACCAAG TGCCTGGTGGTGGGGGCCGGCCCCTGCGGGCTGCGGGTGGCCATCGAACTGGCGCTGCTGGGTGCCCGCgtggtgctgctggagaagcGGGACTCCTTCTCCCGCAACAACGTCCTGCACCTCTGGCCCTTCACCATCCACGACCTGCGGGCGCTGGGTGCCAAGAAGTTTTATGGGCGCTTCTGCACCGGCACGCTGGACCACATCA GTATCCGGCAGCTCCAGCTGATCCTGCTGAAGGTGGCTCTGCTCCTGGGGGTGGAGGTGCACATCAACGTGCAGTTCAAGGGCCTTGTCCCCCCCGCGGGCAAGGTGGGCGGACAGG GCGGCTGGcgtgctgtgctgcagcccggctcctctcccctcagccACTACGAGTTCGACGTCCTCATCTCGGCTGGTGGCGGCAAATTTGTCCCCGAAG GATTCAAGCGGAAGGAGACGCGGGGGAAGCTGGCCATCGGCATCACCACCAACTTCATCAACCGCCACAGCCGGGCTGAGGTGGAGGTGGCCGAGATCAGCGGCGTGGCTCGAATCTACAATCAGAAGTTCTTCCAAAACCTCTACAACAAAACGG GCATCGACCTGGAAAACATCGTCTACTACAAGGACGACACTCACTATTTTGTCATGACGGCCAAGAAGCAGAGCCTGCTCAAGAAGGGGGTCATCCTCCAG GACAAAGCAGACATCGAGAGCCTCCTGTCCCCGGAGAACGTGAACCGGGACGCCCTCCTCAGCTATGCCAAAGAAGCTGCCAACTTCTCCACCAACTACCGCCTGCCCGAACTGGAGTTTGCCCTCAACCACCGGGACCTGCCGGATGTCGACATGTTTGACTTCACCTGCATGACACGTTCAGAGAACGCGGCGCTGGTGCGGGAGCACAACGGGGCCCGTCTGCTCCTCGGGCTGGTGGGCGACTGCCTGGTGGAG CCCTTCTGGCCGCTGGGCACCGGCGTGGCCAGGGGCTTCCTCGCCGCCTTCGACGCGGCGTGGATGGTGCGGCGGTGGGCGGCCGGGACGCCTCCGCTGGAGGTGCTGGCCGAGAG GGAGAGCATCTACCAGCACCTCTCGCAGACCTCCCCGGACAACACCAACAAGAATATCAGCCAGTACAGCATCGATCCAGCCACGCGCTACCCCAACATCAACCTGCAGGCCATCAAAGCCAGCCAG GTCCGGGACCTCTACCTCATGGGCACGGTGGAGGTGGACCACAAGAGGAAGAGTGACAACCGGCTCAGCACCG CGGTCTCTGGAGATGCCTATGAAGAACTGCTGAGCTGGTGCCAGGCCAGCACGGCCGGGTACCACGGCGTGGCAGTGACCGACTTCACCACCTCCTGGACCAGCGGCTTGGCCCTCTGCGCCCTCATCCATCGGTTCCGCCCCGACCTGGT GGACTTTGACTCCATGGACGCCCAGGATCCCATCCAGACCCACCAGGTGATGCTGGAtgtggcagagcaggagctgggcatCCAGCCCGTCCTCTCCAGTGCCGAGATGGCCACCATGGCAGAGCCCGACCGCCTGGGGCTCATCACCTACCTCAGCCAGTTTTATGAAGCTTTCAAGACCTCTCCAG AGGTGGAGGAGGTCAGCAAGAAGCCACTGTCTCCCCGCGGCACACGAGGGgccatcctcttcctcagcaagctgcagaagagctggaaCCTGACACACAAGCGTGCCCAG GACGGTACCCAGAAGGATGCCGAGGCCAAGAGGAGCCGCAGGGACGCCGAG CCGCCGGCCCGCGGGGAGAGCAGCGACGCTTGCTACTTCTGCGGCCGCCGTGTCTACATCCTGGAGCGAGCCAGTGCCGAGGGACACTTCTTCCATCGCGGCTGCTTCCAGTGTTGGCGGTGCGGGGCCACCCTGCGCCTGGGCGACTACGCCTTCAACGAGGAGGACG gtcacTTTTACTGCTCGCTTCACTACCCCAATCCACCTGGCATGGACCTACCCCAGGATGAGCCCCTGGCCCTGCCCGATGGG gatgctgctgctgcccgccTGCCCTCGGATGCTGGGAGCCCGTGCGTGTCCCCCAGGGAGGGGGTACCCGGTCCCCCACAGCCAGGGGGAGAGCCTGGGGCAGCAGAGGATGCGGAGGATGCTGGTGAcatggaggagcaggagctgccggCACAGCCCGGGGGGGAtgcaaaggaggaggaaggtccCAGAGCGGAGCCCCAAGGGGCAGCAGAGGAGGGTGAGGAGAGCGGGGGCAGGAGGAAGATCGTCCTCACACCACTAGAGAAGCTCAAGCTGTCCACGCTGAACCTCACCAGTGAAGCAGAGCCCGAGCCGCCGCCGAAGCCGGCTCGTCTGCGGCTCCAAGCAGCACCCGAggccctccctgccctgtggcAGGGACAAGGCAcctgggagaaggaggaggaaatggCTGTGGAGGAAG CTTTGGAGGAGAGTGACAgcgaggaagaggaagaggagaaggaggaggaggaggaaggcacaGACCTTGGCATCATGGCAGATTGG TGCCTGGACCTGGGCGAAGAGGAGAAATACCCCACCTGGAAGCGCACACTGACCCGCCGGGCCAGGGAAGCCCAGATGAAGCGGTTCTGCAAAGCCCAG GCCATCCAGAGGCGGCTGGAGGAGATCGAGGTGACATTCcgggagctggagcagcagggcaTCAAGCTGGAGAAGTTACTCCGGGATGAGGGTG gcACCCCAGCCGACCAGAAGACGCAGTGGATGAACCAGCTGCTGTACCTGGTCCAGAAGAAGAACAGCCTGATGTCCGAGGAGTCAGACCTCATGATTAT gGTGCAGGAGCtgaagctggaggagcagcagtggcagctcGACCAGAAGCTCCGGTGCTACATGAACAGGGAGG aATCCCTGAAGACGCCCGAGGAGCGCGTGGCCGAGCAGGAGATCCTGGTGCAGCTGCTGGACGTGGTGAACAAGCGCAACGTCCTCATCCACATCCAGGAGGAGAAGCGGCTCAGCGAGCTGCGGGCCTGA
- the SMPD2 gene encoding sphingomyelin phosphodiesterase 2, protein MEGDLTLQLRIFDLNCWAIRYLSKRRQERVQLIGDMLRRERFDLVLLQEVWSEQDYSDLKAKLGGCYPFSHYFRSGVIGSGLCVFSRFPILDTLLYQYSLNGYPYMLQHGDWFCGKSVGLVVIKISGILFNVYVTHLHAEYCREKDAYLPHRLVQAWELAQFIRHTSKAADVVLLGGDLNMHPEDVGIRLLRGWTGLRDAFAEATRFEGCEDGCTLIPNNCFTVKTELLPFPLGIRIDYILYKAISSFTVKCEELKTTTGTAPGMDIPFSDHEAVMATLHIQRQGQAAGATLGTAEPMLADVVTEARTEVGVGLRAAQRQRYSTGRMAVLALLLLLLQAAAALGALAGLAAGQPFPKLSFSLLAFLAIGVLLLATGLHLFHTIEVKMLQGTEEQMRMALRALQERPSDG, encoded by the exons ATGGAGGGAGATCTCACCCTGCAGCTCCGCATCTTTGACCTCAACTGCTG GGCCATCCGCTACCTGAGCAAGCGGCGGCAGGAGCGCGTCCAGCTCATCGGGGACATGCTGCGCCGGGAGCGCTTTGACCTGGTGCTTCTCCAGGAG GTGTGGAGCGAGCAGGACTACAGCGACCTGAAGGCGAAGCTGGGAGGTTGCTACCCCTTCTCCCATTATTTCCGCAG cGGGGTGATCGGCAGCGGCCTCTGCGTCTTCTCCAGGTTCCCCATCCTGGACACCCTCCTCTACCAGTACTCGCTGAACGGGTACCCCTACATG CTCCAGCACGGGGACTGGTTCTGCGGCAAGTCCGTCGGCCTCGTCGTCATTAAGATCTCCGGGATTCTCTTCAATGTCTATGTCACCCAT CTGCATGCTGAGTACTGCCGGGAGAAGGACGCCTACCTGCCCCACCGCCTGGTGCAGGCCTGGGAGCTGGCGCAGTTCATCCG ACACACCTCGAAGGCGGCTGAcgtggtgctgctgggaggggacCTGAACATGCACCCCGAAGACGTGGGCATCCGGCTGCTGCGCGGCTGGACGGGGTTGCGGGATGCCTTTGCCGAGGCCACGCGCTTTGAG GGCTGCGAGGACGGCTGCACCCTCATCCCCAACAACTGCTTCACCGTCaagacagagctgctgccctTCCCGCTGGGTATCCGCATCGACTACATCCTCTACAAG gcCATCTCCAGCTTCACGGTGAAGTGTGAAGAGCTGAAGACCACCACAGGGACAGCCCCGGGCATGGACATCCCCTTCTCGGACCACGAAGCCGTGATGGCAACGCTGCACATCCagaggcagggacaggctgCGGGTGCCACCCTCGGCACAGCTG AGCCGATGCTGGCCGACGTGGTGACGGAGGCACGGACGGAGGTGGGCGTGGGGCTGCGGGCAGCGCAGCGGCAACGCTACTCCACGGGCAGGATGGCCgtgctggccctgctgctgctgctgctgcaggcagcggcCGCGCTGGGCGcgctggcagggctggctgccgGACAGCCCTTCCCCAAgctctctttctccctgctggcCTTCCTCGCCATCGGCGTCCTCCTCCTCGCCACCGGCCTCCACCTCTTCCACACCATCGAGGTGAAGATGCTGCAAGGCACCGAGGAGCAGATGCGGATGGCGCTGCGGGCGCTGCAGGAGCGTCCCAGCGATGGCTGA